A stretch of the Paenibacillus dendritiformis genome encodes the following:
- a CDS encoding ArsR/SmtB family transcription factor yields MYPDIQQFKAEFFKALAHPLRIKILEVLCEGDKTVNEIQSILGIEGSAVSQQLAVLRGKNVVYGVKDGTSVIYSLRDPMIKDLLQVAKRIFDNHLVNSISMLQNIKKQESS; encoded by the coding sequence ATGTATCCGGACATTCAACAGTTCAAAGCCGAGTTTTTCAAAGCGTTGGCACACCCCTTGAGAATTAAAATATTGGAGGTTCTGTGCGAGGGCGATAAAACGGTGAACGAAATCCAGTCGATCCTCGGGATCGAAGGATCGGCCGTGTCGCAGCAATTGGCGGTCCTTCGCGGCAAGAACGTCGTCTACGGCGTTAAGGACGGAACCTCGGTTATTTATTCTCTGCGCGATCCGATGATTAAGGATTTGCTCCAGGTGGCGAAGCGCATCTTCGACAATCATCTTGTCAACTCGATTTCGATGCTGCAAAACATCAAAAAGCAAGAATCTTCATAA
- a CDS encoding SulP family inorganic anion transporter, which translates to MKPLLRGRYAGYTVQSLKQDIISGSIVGIVAIPLGMAFAIASGVKPEYGLYTTIVAGLLISLLGGSRFQIGGPTGAFIPILFAIVLQYGYENLLIAGFMAGLMLVLMGLFRFGAVIRFIPRPVTIGFTSGIAVIIFTGQIADFLGVHVDKQGSFIADMRALILKLPSLNLYSILTAAICLGVLLITPRWLPRIPGSLIGLLISSLAAAWFFPGQVATIGSTFGAIPGGVPEFRVPAISWDRIVHLLQPAFVIAMLGGIESLLSAVVADGMTGDRHNSNRELVGQGVANMIAPLFGGIPATGAIARTATNIRNGAVSPVSGVVHALVVLLVLLFFAPYASNIPLAAMAPILMVVAWNMSERKAFLHILRTRTADSLILAVTFLLTVFFNLTVAVQAGLVLAVVLFVKRMSEGVKVAKVLPDPADRKAKVSSRIVRDGQHCPQISMFTVEGPLFFGAAQSFEQSLADQSADTPLVLILRMGRVPYMDTTAEANLSALVGRVQRQGGIVLVTGIHDQPRTLLSRTGLADHIGADHFFDRTGAAIDYALTRISTARCQGCRHFAFRECAVLSGAGSSPDQPCSVRTRETVRA; encoded by the coding sequence ATGAAGCCGTTGTTGCGCGGACGGTATGCCGGATATACCGTGCAGTCATTGAAGCAAGATATCATTTCCGGAAGTATTGTCGGCATTGTCGCCATTCCGTTAGGGATGGCGTTTGCCATTGCTTCGGGCGTCAAGCCGGAGTACGGACTCTATACGACGATCGTGGCGGGCCTGCTGATTTCGCTGCTGGGCGGTTCGCGCTTCCAGATCGGGGGGCCGACGGGCGCGTTCATTCCGATTTTGTTCGCTATCGTCCTGCAGTATGGCTACGAAAATCTGCTCATCGCCGGCTTCATGGCTGGACTCATGCTCGTGCTGATGGGGCTGTTCCGCTTCGGAGCCGTCATCCGCTTCATCCCGCGGCCGGTCACGATCGGCTTCACCTCCGGGATCGCGGTCATCATCTTTACCGGGCAGATCGCCGATTTCCTCGGCGTGCACGTCGACAAGCAGGGCAGCTTCATCGCCGATATGCGCGCCCTTATCCTGAAGCTGCCGTCGCTCAATTTATATAGTATATTGACCGCCGCTATCTGTCTTGGCGTCCTGCTGATCACGCCGAGATGGCTGCCCCGCATTCCCGGCTCCCTGATCGGGCTGCTCATCTCCAGCTTGGCTGCCGCCTGGTTCTTCCCGGGCCAGGTCGCCACGATCGGGTCGACCTTCGGCGCTATTCCGGGCGGCGTGCCCGAATTCCGGGTGCCGGCGATCAGTTGGGATCGCATCGTCCATCTGCTGCAGCCCGCCTTCGTGATTGCGATGCTCGGCGGCATCGAATCGCTTCTGTCGGCCGTCGTCGCCGACGGCATGACGGGCGATCGGCACAACAGCAACCGCGAGCTCGTCGGCCAGGGAGTCGCCAACATGATCGCGCCGCTGTTCGGCGGGATTCCCGCGACCGGAGCAATCGCCCGAACGGCGACCAATATCCGGAACGGAGCCGTATCTCCCGTGTCAGGCGTCGTGCATGCGCTTGTCGTGCTGCTTGTGCTGCTGTTCTTCGCGCCGTACGCCTCGAATATTCCGCTCGCCGCCATGGCGCCGATTCTGATGGTTGTCGCCTGGAATATGAGCGAGCGCAAAGCTTTTCTGCACATTTTGCGGACACGGACCGCCGATTCGCTTATTTTGGCCGTCACCTTTCTGCTGACCGTCTTCTTCAATCTGACGGTGGCGGTCCAGGCCGGGCTCGTGCTGGCCGTCGTACTGTTCGTGAAGCGGATGAGCGAAGGCGTCAAGGTCGCCAAAGTGCTGCCCGATCCGGCAGATCGGAAGGCCAAGGTCTCTTCCCGGATCGTGAGGGACGGGCAGCATTGCCCGCAAATCAGCATGTTCACGGTCGAAGGGCCGCTATTCTTCGGAGCGGCTCAGTCCTTCGAGCAATCGCTGGCCGATCAGTCCGCAGACACTCCGCTCGTCCTGATTCTTCGCATGGGCCGCGTCCCGTACATGGACACGACCGCCGAAGCGAATCTGTCCGCTCTCGTCGGCCGCGTTCAGCGCCAAGGCGGCATCGTGCTCGTGACCGGCATCCATGACCAGCCGCGGACGCTCCTGTCCCGGACGGGACTGGCCGATCATATCGGGGCCGACCATTTCTTCGATCGGACGGGCGCCGCCATCGACTATGCCCTGACGCGCATCAGTACGGCGCGCTGTCAAGGGTGCAGGCATTTCGCGTTCCGGGAATGCGCCGTCTTGTCCGGGGCCGGCTCGTCCCCGGACCAACCATGCTCGGTCCGGACACGGGAGACCGTCCGCGCGTGA
- the trhA gene encoding PAQR family membrane homeostasis protein TrhA gives MDRPARMKRRDERASAYTHGIGMVCSLGALALLAEAGISHGTVWHIVSASVYGLTLVMMFAISAIMHSAPEGERKTWLTMADHMSIYVFIGGNCTPFLLVYMRNEFGWKLLGAIWGTAIAGIIWKRFYTGRYIWISTLGYLAMGWLIVAAWPELSAVLPPAGLVLLVCGGIIYTAGIVFFVWEKLPYHHTIWHLFVLAGAGLHFVCIYRYVLLG, from the coding sequence ATGGATCGGCCGGCACGGATGAAGCGAAGAGACGAAAGGGCGAGCGCTTATACGCACGGCATCGGAATGGTATGCAGCCTCGGCGCGTTGGCTCTGCTGGCGGAGGCGGGAATCAGCCATGGCACGGTATGGCATATCGTCAGCGCGAGCGTGTACGGGCTGACGCTCGTAATGATGTTCGCCATATCGGCGATCATGCACAGTGCCCCTGAAGGAGAGCGCAAAACATGGCTGACGATGGCGGATCATATGTCCATTTACGTATTCATTGGCGGGAACTGCACGCCGTTTCTGCTTGTGTATATGCGGAATGAATTCGGCTGGAAGCTGCTGGGGGCCATCTGGGGAACGGCGATTGCCGGCATTATATGGAAGCGATTCTATACGGGGCGGTACATATGGATTTCGACGCTCGGTTATCTCGCGATGGGCTGGCTCATCGTCGCGGCCTGGCCGGAGCTGTCCGCCGTGCTGCCGCCGGCAGGTCTTGTCCTGCTTGTATGCGGAGGCATCATCTATACGGCGGGCATTGTCTTCTTTGTCTGGGAAAAGCTTCCCTATCACCATACGATCTGGCATCTGTTCGTGCTGGCGGGGGCGGGACTGCATTTTGTATGCATTTACCGCTATGTTCTGCTTGGATGA
- a CDS encoding MurR/RpiR family transcriptional regulator → MFASPTKGGLIMLSDMLGKLPPSEKKIASYILAHPEEAISLTASELGEKCNASSAAVIRLCKSLKLKGFQELKLRIVGDLNKSESEGYRDIKPNEQVDTVLATMTNNSIQALRETSEIVNLHDMAAVADLFIRARNIHFFGVGASSIIGMDAQQKFLRINKPATAFTDLHVAAMNIANMTEEDVVFGISYSGETLEVVDLLKLANAKGGQTVSLTHYGDSPVAAEARINLYISATKEATFRSAATSSRLAQLHIIDVLFMCVASRQYDETVQYLDQTREAIRFIKDRHG, encoded by the coding sequence ATGTTTGCTTCACCGACCAAAGGCGGCCTGATCATGCTGTCCGATATGCTGGGCAAGCTGCCGCCGTCCGAGAAGAAAATCGCGTCATATATTTTGGCGCATCCCGAAGAGGCGATCTCGCTGACCGCTTCCGAGCTGGGAGAGAAATGCAATGCCAGCAGCGCTGCCGTCATCCGCTTATGCAAATCGCTGAAGTTAAAGGGCTTTCAAGAATTGAAGCTGCGCATCGTCGGAGATTTGAATAAGTCGGAGAGCGAAGGGTACCGCGACATCAAGCCGAACGAGCAGGTCGACACGGTATTGGCGACCATGACGAATAACAGCATTCAGGCGCTGCGGGAGACATCGGAGATTGTCAATCTTCACGATATGGCCGCGGTGGCCGATCTGTTCATCCGGGCGCGGAACATCCACTTCTTCGGCGTGGGGGCCTCGTCGATTATCGGCATGGATGCGCAGCAGAAATTTCTCCGGATTAACAAGCCGGCCACGGCGTTTACGGATCTGCATGTGGCCGCGATGAATATCGCGAACATGACGGAAGAGGATGTCGTGTTCGGCATTTCCTATTCCGGGGAGACCCTGGAAGTAGTCGATCTGCTGAAGCTGGCCAATGCGAAGGGGGGCCAGACGGTCAGCCTGACCCATTACGGGGATTCGCCGGTGGCAGCGGAAGCGCGCATCAACCTGTACATCTCGGCGACGAAGGAAGCGACGTTCCGCAGCGCCGCGACGTCCTCGCGGTTGGCCCAGCTTCACATCATCGATGTGTTGTTCATGTGCGTCGCCTCCCGCCAATATGACGAGACGGTGCAATATCTGGATCAGACCCGGGAAGCGATTCGCTTCATCAAGGATCGGCACGGGTAA
- a CDS encoding FAD-binding oxidoreductase: MILDEVRQELLRLLGPERFRDDMEALITHSYDATPMLQTMPDAVVYPESTQDVQHILRLANEQRIPIVPRGAASNLCGGTVPVSGGIVVAMTRMNKLLELDTDNLTATFQPGLNTKQFHREVEKKGLFYPPDPSSMVISTLGGNIMEGAGGLRGLKYGTTKDYVIGLEAVLPSGEVIRTGGKLYKDVAGYDLTKLLVGSEGTLAIVTEATVKLVPAPRVRQTMLVAFEDIYAAARSVSRIVGAGIIPATLEFMDQPTIRVVEEYNHIGLPTDMEAVLLIEQDGQEPLGVGKDMDAIAAICREEGAARIDMAQDEHEAEQLMKARRSALSTLARIRPTTILEDATVPRSRIADMVLAINRIAAQYELNICTFGHAGDGNLHPTCTTDARDGAEIERVEQAFADIFEEAIRLGGTITGEHGVGTVKAPYLEWKVGEAGIAVMKGIKQAFDPNGIMNPGKIFAKSARKRLVITR; encoded by the coding sequence ATGATATTGGACGAAGTGCGGCAAGAGCTGCTGCGGCTGCTGGGCCCGGAGCGATTCCGCGACGATATGGAAGCGCTTATCACGCATTCGTATGATGCGACCCCGATGCTTCAGACGATGCCGGATGCGGTCGTCTACCCGGAATCGACGCAGGACGTGCAGCATATTCTCCGTCTTGCGAATGAGCAACGCATTCCGATTGTTCCGCGGGGAGCGGCCAGTAATCTATGCGGCGGCACGGTGCCGGTATCCGGGGGCATCGTCGTGGCGATGACCCGCATGAACAAGCTGCTCGAACTGGACACCGACAATCTGACGGCCACGTTCCAGCCGGGGCTGAATACGAAGCAGTTCCACCGCGAGGTGGAGAAGAAGGGTCTGTTCTATCCGCCCGATCCGAGCAGCATGGTGATCTCGACCTTGGGCGGCAACATTATGGAGGGCGCCGGGGGATTGCGCGGCTTGAAGTACGGCACGACGAAGGACTATGTCATCGGTCTGGAGGCGGTTCTTCCTTCCGGCGAGGTCATCCGGACGGGCGGCAAGCTGTACAAGGACGTCGCCGGCTACGATTTGACGAAGCTGCTGGTCGGGTCCGAAGGGACGCTCGCCATCGTGACGGAGGCGACGGTGAAGCTGGTTCCTGCGCCCCGAGTGAGACAGACGATGCTGGTCGCTTTTGAGGATATTTACGCGGCGGCCCGCTCCGTCTCGCGAATCGTGGGGGCCGGCATCATTCCCGCGACGCTGGAGTTCATGGATCAGCCGACGATACGGGTTGTGGAGGAATACAATCATATCGGCCTGCCGACGGATATGGAAGCGGTGCTCTTGATCGAGCAGGACGGTCAGGAGCCGCTTGGCGTCGGGAAGGATATGGATGCCATCGCCGCGATATGCCGGGAGGAAGGGGCGGCCCGCATCGATATGGCGCAGGATGAGCATGAGGCGGAGCAGCTGATGAAGGCGAGGCGCAGCGCGCTGTCGACCCTGGCGCGCATCCGGCCGACGACGATATTGGAGGATGCGACGGTGCCCCGTTCCCGCATCGCCGATATGGTTTTGGCCATTAACCGGATCGCGGCGCAGTACGAGCTGAATATTTGCACGTTCGGCCATGCCGGGGACGGGAATCTGCATCCGACCTGCACGACGGATGCGAGAGACGGCGCGGAGATCGAACGGGTGGAGCAGGCGTTCGCCGATATTTTCGAGGAGGCGATTCGGCTTGGCGGCACAATCACCGGCGAGCACGGCGTCGGCACGGTCAAGGCGCCTTATCTGGAATGGAAGGTCGGAGAGGCGGGCATCGCCGTCATGAAAGGCATCAAGCAGGCGTTCGATCCGAACGGCATCATGAATCCGGGCAAAATCTTCGCCAAGTCCGCCCGCAAAAGGCTGGTGATCACGCGATGA
- a CDS encoding MFS transporter → MNRSFYSLLSSRSFANLAGSLYMMTLIAAVYQLTGSAAFAGAVSFVRSIAVLSSSFSLPFWYTKLTVANVTRLFLLLQCALSALVAFSLAPLSSMLPTSAFLGYAFGGIVLIGYVEGCASAAANALYPRLVEEDKRVQANSLVSTSMQMLSLLGWTAGGILVAKLGHSLVLQLSSGLLLLGCLFLVRLSHREQIERKATASRSMLAGWTFLFTHPQMRIITWMDIVEGIAGGIWIGGVTLVFAQEVLQKDEAWWGYINASYYAGTIIGGLITLKLSALIHRHLVGAIIVGSFGVSLFAYGYAFNTQAFIALAIVLLMGPFYQLRDIAQRTYVQQYTPLDEQPNVFAAQSTINYVLFGVSVLFAGTVADMWGPQAVYIVGGTMYLLSASTGFILKKKHAAAEGHASPPLSS, encoded by the coding sequence TTGAATCGTTCCTTCTACTCCCTATTATCAAGCCGATCGTTCGCCAATCTGGCCGGATCGCTCTATATGATGACGTTGATCGCCGCCGTATACCAATTGACCGGTTCGGCGGCCTTCGCCGGAGCAGTCTCCTTCGTCCGCTCCATCGCCGTGCTGTCGAGCAGCTTCTCGCTGCCGTTCTGGTACACGAAGCTGACGGTCGCTAACGTGACACGGCTGTTCCTGCTGCTCCAATGCGCGCTGTCCGCGCTTGTGGCCTTCTCTCTGGCGCCCCTGTCATCGATGCTGCCTACGTCAGCTTTTCTCGGCTATGCGTTCGGCGGCATCGTGCTTATCGGCTATGTCGAAGGCTGCGCCTCCGCAGCGGCCAATGCGCTCTATCCGCGCCTTGTCGAAGAGGACAAGCGGGTGCAGGCCAACAGCCTCGTCTCCACCAGCATGCAGATGCTGTCGCTGCTCGGCTGGACCGCCGGCGGCATTCTCGTCGCCAAGCTCGGCCACTCGCTCGTGCTGCAGCTGTCCTCCGGGCTGCTGCTTCTCGGCTGCCTTTTCCTCGTCCGCCTGTCCCACCGGGAACAGATCGAACGGAAGGCCACAGCATCCCGCTCCATGCTGGCCGGCTGGACCTTCCTGTTCACGCATCCGCAGATGCGGATCATCACGTGGATGGATATCGTCGAAGGCATCGCGGGCGGTATATGGATTGGCGGCGTTACGCTCGTCTTCGCGCAGGAAGTGCTGCAGAAGGATGAAGCGTGGTGGGGCTATATCAATGCCTCCTACTACGCGGGCACCATTATCGGCGGGCTGATTACGCTCAAGCTGTCCGCCCTTATCCACCGCCATCTCGTGGGCGCCATTATCGTCGGCTCCTTCGGCGTGAGCCTGTTCGCCTACGGGTACGCGTTCAATACGCAGGCCTTCATCGCCCTGGCCATCGTCCTGCTGATGGGCCCGTTCTACCAGCTTCGCGATATCGCCCAGCGGACGTATGTCCAGCAGTACACTCCCCTCGACGAGCAGCCGAATGTATTCGCGGCGCAGAGCACGATCAACTATGTTCTGTTCGGGGTATCTGTGCTGTTCGCCGGTACCGTGGCCGATATGTGGGGACCGCAGGCGGTATATATCGTTGGCGGGACGATGTACCTGCTCTCGGCCAGCACAGGGTTTATCTTGAAGAAGAAGCATGCGGCGGCAGAGGGCCATGCTTCCCCTCCGCTCTCTTCCTGA
- a CDS encoding (Fe-S)-binding protein, with protein sequence MSGSVNGIQGQGSGQRPAGALQRQLVQMLDYEQLMNCMRCGFCQPSCPTFQETGLEAASPRGRIALMKAVADGLMEPDAAFKQQMDLCLGCRACEPVCPSDVKYGQLLEQTREVLFEHTEAQPGTVPLRRLHKLAKPIFKRHRRLRLMSTILQAYQRTGLQRLARRGRMLRWLPQHMQTMERIMPPADSRGVVKRAGGHRFPAKGECIGTVGLFRGCIMDVLFTETNVNTVRLLTEAGYDVVIPEEQSCCGALFSHSGNRKTALEFAMQNVKAFREADVDYIASNAGGCGATLIEYDHLLAEEAEWAEPARRFSKQVKDISELLLRSGRWNALAAPAKPASAAESGSSVTVTYQDSCHLRNVMRAGDSPRRLLRMMPDTKFVELEGAEICCGSAGIYNLVQPQMANAILDARMEAVEDTKASVILTSNPGCLLQMKAGVEREQAHDRIQVMHIVDYFAEKVLR encoded by the coding sequence ATGTCCGGCAGCGTGAACGGCATACAGGGCCAAGGAAGCGGGCAGCGTCCGGCGGGCGCACTGCAGCGGCAGCTGGTCCAGATGCTCGATTACGAGCAACTGATGAATTGCATGCGTTGCGGATTTTGCCAGCCGTCCTGTCCGACGTTCCAGGAGACCGGGCTGGAAGCGGCTTCTCCGCGCGGGCGCATCGCCCTCATGAAGGCGGTGGCGGACGGGTTGATGGAGCCGGACGCCGCGTTCAAGCAGCAGATGGATCTGTGCCTGGGCTGCCGGGCCTGCGAGCCGGTATGCCCTTCCGACGTTAAATATGGCCAGCTGCTGGAGCAGACGCGGGAAGTCCTCTTCGAGCATACGGAGGCGCAGCCCGGGACGGTGCCGCTGCGCCGGCTGCATAAGCTGGCGAAGCCGATCTTCAAGCGTCACCGCCGCTTGCGGCTGATGAGCACGATCCTGCAAGCGTACCAGCGCACCGGCCTGCAGCGGCTGGCGCGGCGCGGGCGGATGCTGCGCTGGCTTCCGCAGCACATGCAGACGATGGAGCGGATTATGCCTCCAGCCGACAGCAGAGGCGTCGTGAAGCGGGCCGGCGGGCATCGGTTCCCTGCGAAGGGGGAGTGCATCGGCACGGTCGGGCTGTTCCGCGGCTGCATCATGGATGTGCTGTTCACGGAGACGAATGTGAATACCGTGCGTCTGCTGACAGAGGCCGGCTATGACGTCGTCATTCCGGAGGAGCAGTCCTGCTGCGGCGCCTTGTTCTCCCACAGCGGCAACCGGAAGACGGCGCTGGAGTTCGCCATGCAGAATGTGAAGGCGTTCCGGGAAGCGGACGTGGATTACATCGCTTCCAATGCGGGCGGATGCGGGGCGACGCTGATCGAATATGATCATCTCTTGGCGGAGGAAGCGGAATGGGCCGAGCCGGCGCGCCGTTTTTCCAAGCAAGTGAAGGATATTAGCGAGCTGCTGCTGCGCTCGGGGCGTTGGAACGCTCTGGCGGCTCCGGCCAAGCCAGCATCGGCCGCGGAATCGGGCTCCTCCGTCACGGTGACGTATCAGGATTCTTGCCATCTCCGCAATGTGATGCGGGCCGGCGACAGTCCGCGCCGATTGCTGCGCATGATGCCGGATACGAAGTTCGTGGAACTGGAAGGGGCGGAAATTTGCTGCGGTTCGGCAGGGATTTATAATCTGGTCCAGCCGCAGATGGCGAACGCGATTCTCGATGCCAGAATGGAGGCGGTGGAAGATACGAAGGCTTCGGTTATCTTGACGAGCAATCCGGGCTGTCTGCTGCAGATGAAGGCGGGAGTGGAGCGGGAGCAAGCGCATGACCGGATTCAGGTTATGCATATCGTTGATTATTTTGCGGAAAAAGTGTTGAGATAA
- a CDS encoding MerR family transcriptional regulator has product MAYTVNEVAKLSGVTIRTLRYYDQIGLLKPAYVGDNGYRYYEKDQLRRLQHILFFRELDLPLTDIQALMQSDNFDQKAALRQHHQLLTERIERLQRLVATLDRTIQNTEGEQAMNAEQWFDGFDRSKQEKYVEELKERYGAGAERGIRESEERTKSWSRSEWQDVQQESERIHERIADLIREGCPPDSGPIQEVIAEHFQWVSRFYTPTREVYAGLGELYVDHADFRKLYDRFHPALAETLRDAMRIYAERHL; this is encoded by the coding sequence ATGGCCTACACCGTAAACGAAGTAGCGAAGCTGTCCGGCGTCACGATTCGGACATTGCGGTATTACGATCAGATCGGACTGCTGAAGCCGGCCTATGTTGGGGACAATGGCTACCGCTATTATGAAAAAGATCAGCTGCGGCGGCTGCAGCATATTTTGTTTTTCCGGGAGCTGGATCTCCCGTTGACGGACATTCAGGCCTTGATGCAGTCGGATAACTTCGATCAAAAAGCAGCCCTCCGGCAGCACCACCAGTTGCTTACCGAGCGAATCGAGCGTCTGCAGCGGCTGGTGGCCACGCTGGATCGCACGATACAAAACACGGAAGGAGAGCAAGCCATGAACGCAGAGCAATGGTTTGACGGATTTGACCGAAGCAAGCAAGAGAAATATGTAGAGGAATTGAAGGAAAGATACGGGGCAGGCGCGGAGCGCGGTATCCGGGAGAGCGAGGAGCGCACCAAGTCCTGGTCGCGCAGCGAATGGCAGGATGTGCAGCAGGAGTCCGAACGCATTCACGAGCGGATCGCCGATCTCATTCGCGAGGGTTGTCCGCCGGATAGCGGCCCGATTCAGGAGGTGATCGCCGAGCACTTCCAATGGGTGAGCCGCTTCTACACCCCGACGCGCGAGGTCTATGCCGGCTTGGGCGAATTGTACGTGGATCACGCCGATTTCCGCAAGCTGTACGACCGCTTCCACCCCGCTCTGGCGGAGACGCTGCGCGACGCCATGCGCATTTATGCCGAGCGCCATCTATAG
- a CDS encoding GNAT family N-acetyltransferase, producing the protein MNVIPMQAEWLVPMLDLWNRELGEHFPMREELLRQNTFEDVNVYAPGSWLAHDTDGTPLGFVVAKAWQEEERGMKLGEGGGWIQALVVRSEARGRGLGSRLLALAEEALQAAGADKVFMGRDPWHYFPGVPAALASARPWLERRGYRHLYQVHDLYASVKEEPAVRPAYSGGAEARLLTGGDREEMLRFFRRCFPGRWYYEAQCYWERGGEGREFLGLFTESGEMIGFCRVNDAASPYIVQNTYWAPLVPEPLGGIGPLGVDSRYRGKGYGLALVEEGVAELQSRGMKHLVIDWTELVDFYVKLGFRPWKCYDLMAKSWGGDS; encoded by the coding sequence ATGAATGTCATTCCAATGCAGGCCGAGTGGCTGGTTCCGATGCTTGACTTGTGGAACCGGGAGTTGGGCGAACATTTTCCGATGCGGGAAGAGCTGCTTCGGCAAAATACGTTTGAAGATGTCAATGTTTATGCTCCGGGTTCATGGCTGGCGCATGACACGGATGGAACGCCGCTCGGATTTGTCGTAGCGAAAGCATGGCAGGAAGAAGAGCGCGGCATGAAGCTGGGGGAAGGCGGGGGCTGGATTCAGGCGCTGGTCGTCCGTTCCGAGGCGAGGGGGCGCGGGCTGGGAAGCCGGCTGTTGGCGTTGGCGGAAGAAGCGCTGCAGGCGGCCGGGGCGGATAAGGTTTTTATGGGACGCGATCCATGGCATTATTTCCCCGGCGTTCCGGCTGCGCTCGCATCGGCCCGCCCATGGCTGGAACGGAGAGGCTACCGCCACTTATATCAGGTACATGATTTGTATGCCAGCGTCAAGGAGGAACCGGCCGTTCGGCCGGCCTACTCCGGAGGCGCCGAGGCGAGACTGCTGACAGGCGGCGACCGGGAGGAAATGCTGCGCTTTTTCCGCAGATGCTTCCCCGGGCGCTGGTATTATGAGGCGCAGTGCTATTGGGAACGCGGAGGCGAAGGCCGGGAATTTCTAGGTCTGTTCACGGAGAGCGGGGAAATGATCGGCTTCTGCCGCGTCAACGATGCAGCTTCTCCGTACATCGTCCAGAATACGTACTGGGCTCCGCTCGTTCCGGAGCCGCTCGGCGGAATCGGCCCGCTCGGCGTGGACAGCCGCTATCGCGGCAAAGGCTACGGCCTGGCCTTGGTCGAGGAAGGCGTGGCGGAATTGCAGTCGCGCGGGATGAAGCATCTCGTCATCGACTGGACGGAGCTGGTCGATTTTTACGTCAAGCTGGGCTTTCGGCCGTGGAAGTGCTATGATCTGATGGCGAAGTCGTGGGGCGGGGATTCATAG
- a CDS encoding bis-aminopropyl spermidine synthase family protein, with amino-acid sequence MKTLFDTIQENIRLDEGPHAIEQMVISCYLKPGIATKELARHTMLPVPLATAVKKELIRAGLLRQERGVRCTPAGNAWVEQELDYDGLDIALYHALLEDGAAWRTLLADWRKDLSGIYDARPQADVQIDQSKCTMETSLKRAVLCLREHALIGKQVLCIGDDDLVSISLGLLLKRLFPGKSGRRTRIHVVDIDERFLQYIHDVAEREQLPVLCHHADLRQPLPETLHGRFDCFFTDPPYTLQGMSLFLSRGISGLKKSQGLPIFLSFAHKPPGFTLAMQQEFIRMGLMVQEMIPHFNEYEGAQMIGGRGQMIVLKSTERTVPGGDERCEGAIYTGEIRRTERLYRCKQCLVAVRVGQDLEIGTIEQLKQRGCLRCGGVTFELVEKKQSGKTEESPPLAARQRQHG; translated from the coding sequence ATGAAAACCCTATTCGATACGATCCAAGAAAACATACGCCTTGATGAAGGCCCTCATGCCATAGAACAGATGGTTATCTCATGTTATTTGAAACCGGGCATTGCGACGAAAGAGCTGGCCCGGCATACAATGCTTCCGGTTCCGCTTGCGACGGCCGTCAAGAAGGAGCTTATCCGCGCCGGCCTGCTCCGGCAGGAAAGGGGAGTGCGCTGTACGCCTGCAGGCAATGCCTGGGTCGAGCAGGAATTGGATTATGACGGGCTTGATATCGCCCTGTACCATGCCTTGCTGGAGGACGGTGCGGCTTGGCGTACCTTATTGGCCGATTGGCGGAAGGACTTGAGCGGGATTTACGACGCCCGGCCGCAGGCGGACGTGCAAATCGATCAGTCGAAATGCACGATGGAGACCAGCCTGAAGCGGGCAGTGCTGTGCTTGCGCGAGCACGCGCTGATTGGCAAGCAGGTGCTCTGCATCGGGGATGACGATCTGGTCAGCATCTCGCTCGGCCTGCTGCTGAAGCGGCTATTCCCTGGGAAAAGCGGCCGGAGGACCAGGATTCATGTCGTCGATATCGACGAGCGCTTTCTGCAATATATTCACGATGTCGCGGAGCGGGAGCAGCTGCCGGTTCTGTGCCACCATGCCGATCTCCGTCAGCCGCTGCCGGAAACGCTGCACGGCCGCTTCGATTGCTTTTTTACGGATCCGCCGTACACATTGCAGGGCATGAGCTTGTTCTTGTCCAGGGGCATCAGCGGCCTCAAGAAGAGTCAAGGGCTTCCCATATTTCTGTCGTTCGCTCACAAGCCCCCCGGTTTCACGCTGGCGATGCAGCAAGAATTCATCCGCATGGGGTTGATGGTCCAGGAGATGATCCCGCATTTCAATGAATATGAAGGAGCGCAAATGATCGGCGGCCGCGGGCAAATGATTGTGCTGAAGTCGACGGAGCGGACCGTTCCGGGGGGCGACGAACGTTGCGAAGGGGCGATATACACCGGTGAAATCAGGCGGACGGAGCGCCTTTACCGCTGCAAGCAATGTCTCGTAGCGGTTAGGGTCGGCCAGGATTTGGAGATTGGCACGATTGAACAGTTGAAGCAGCGCGGCTGCCTCCGCTGCGGAGGGGTTACCTTCGAGCTTGTGGAAAAAAAACAAAGCGGCAAGACGGAGGAATCTCCACCGTTAGCGGCCCGCCAGCGGCAGCACGGATAG